A genomic stretch from Sphingomonas sp. HDW15A includes:
- the mgtE gene encoding magnesium transporter produces the protein MVDSENIAAQSLTATAEPPIDPIKDEEDRLHHDFVGRVLDAVAAGDNETAKALVEPLHPADVADLIELARSDEREGLVAALADIVDADVYAELNEHVRETLLEEMEPAKLAELAGELDTDDAVALIEDLDFAEQRAVLSAMEPDDRAAVEEALSYGEETAGRLMQRDLIAVPEHWTVGAVIDYLRSSKDLATDFWEVFVVSPDHHPVGTCKLSSILRSPRSVRISEVMTEKQTLIPVDMDQEEVALKFQKYALISAAVVDPNGRLVGMITVDDIVHIVEEEASEDALLLSGAGDGDINEPIVDTYKDRVRWLAANLLTALVAAAIISRFEESIERMAVLAALMPIVAGVGGNAGTQTLAVTVRAIATNQLTGSNHWRSVWREIRVAVMNGLTIALLIGVGVTVFLGSAGLGAVIAAAMLTNIVIAGLAGVLVPLGLERAGADPAVASSVFVTMVTDSMGFLVFLGLATWVGLGT, from the coding sequence ATGGTCGACAGCGAGAACATCGCCGCCCAATCCCTCACCGCCACTGCCGAGCCTCCCATCGACCCGATCAAGGACGAGGAAGACCGGCTTCACCATGACTTTGTCGGTCGCGTTCTCGATGCCGTCGCGGCCGGCGACAATGAGACCGCCAAGGCGCTGGTCGAGCCGCTGCATCCCGCCGACGTTGCCGACCTTATCGAACTGGCCCGCTCCGACGAGCGCGAAGGCCTGGTCGCCGCGCTAGCCGACATCGTCGATGCCGACGTCTATGCCGAGCTTAACGAGCACGTCCGCGAGACGCTTCTCGAGGAAATGGAGCCGGCAAAGCTCGCCGAGCTGGCCGGTGAGCTCGATACCGACGACGCCGTCGCGCTTATCGAGGATCTCGACTTTGCCGAGCAGCGCGCCGTGCTCTCGGCGATGGAGCCTGACGACCGCGCGGCGGTCGAGGAAGCGCTAAGCTACGGCGAGGAGACGGCAGGTCGCCTCATGCAGCGCGACCTCATCGCCGTGCCGGAGCATTGGACGGTCGGCGCTGTGATCGATTACCTCCGCTCGTCAAAGGATCTGGCGACGGATTTCTGGGAAGTGTTCGTCGTCTCGCCCGACCACCACCCCGTCGGCACCTGCAAATTGTCGTCGATACTCCGTTCGCCGCGTTCCGTGCGGATCAGCGAGGTCATGACGGAGAAGCAGACCCTCATCCCTGTCGACATGGACCAGGAAGAGGTCGCGCTGAAATTCCAGAAATATGCGTTGATCTCCGCCGCGGTGGTCGACCCCAACGGCCGGCTGGTCGGCATGATCACCGTCGACGACATCGTTCACATCGTCGAGGAAGAAGCGAGCGAGGACGCACTGCTCCTCTCAGGCGCGGGCGATGGCGACATCAACGAGCCGATCGTCGACACCTACAAGGATCGGGTCCGCTGGCTGGCGGCAAATCTTCTCACCGCACTGGTCGCTGCTGCCATCATCAGCCGCTTCGAGGAATCGATCGAACGGATGGCGGTTCTTGCGGCGCTGATGCCGATCGTCGCCGGTGTCGGCGGCAATGCCGGCACGCAGACGCTCGCCGTTACCGTCCGTGCCATCGCCACCAACCAGCTCACGGGGTCGAACCATTGGCGCTCCGTGTGGCGCGAGATCCGGGTGGCGGTCATGAACGGCCTGACGATTGCCTTGCTCATCGGCGTCGGGGTGACCGTCTTTCTCGGCAGCGCCGGACTCGGCGCGGTCATCGCAGCGGCAATGCTGACCAACATCGTCATTGCCGGCCTTGCTGGCGTGCTTGTCCCGCTGGGGCTCGAACGTGCCGGCGCCGACCCGGCCGTAGCAAGCAGCGTGTTCGTCACCATGGTCACCGATTCGATGGGCTTCCTGGTGTTCCTCGGCCTTGCCACCTGGGTCGGATTGGGAACTTGA
- a CDS encoding peptidylprolyl isomerase — translation MADTLTLTLSTGGDVVIKLRPDLAPGHVERIAGLAKDGFYDGVVFHRVIPGFMAQGGDPTGTGMGGSDLPDLKAEFNSAPHVRGTCSMARAASPDSANSQFFICFDDARFLDRQYTVWGEVESGMEYVDALPTGEPVPQPGRIEKATVA, via the coding sequence ATGGCCGACACACTGACTCTCACCCTTTCGACTGGCGGCGACGTCGTCATCAAGCTTCGCCCCGACCTCGCCCCGGGCCATGTCGAGCGCATCGCCGGACTCGCCAAGGACGGTTTTTACGACGGGGTCGTCTTTCACCGGGTGATCCCGGGCTTCATGGCCCAGGGCGGCGACCCGACGGGCACCGGAATGGGCGGCAGCGACCTCCCCGACCTAAAGGCCGAGTTCAATAGCGCCCCGCACGTTCGCGGCACCTGCTCGATGGCCCGAGCCGCCAGTCCGGACAGCGCCAACAGCCAGTTCTTTATCTGCTTCGATGACGCCCGCTTCCTCGATCGCCAGTATACGGTGTGGGGTGAGGTCGAGAGTGGCATGGAATATGTCGATGCCCTGCCGACGGGCGAGCCGGTTCCCCAACCGGGCCGGATCGAAAAGGCGACAGTCGCCTAA
- a CDS encoding DUF418 domain-containing protein: MRRVATIGLGAGLPLAFARAAVDLGAPETPATLVLAEALYCLSTPTLALGYAAGAALLWANGRQRLLEWAAPAGRMALTNYLMQTILQSLIFYGWGLALTGKFGLVFIYPFALALFAFQVTYSRRWLAHYRFGPVEWVWRSLTYGKRQPMIRELV; the protein is encoded by the coding sequence CTGCGGAGGGTCGCGACGATCGGTCTTGGCGCTGGCCTTCCGCTGGCCTTCGCCCGGGCCGCTGTCGACCTGGGCGCGCCGGAAACTCCCGCGACCCTCGTCTTAGCCGAAGCGCTGTACTGTCTTTCGACGCCCACATTGGCGCTCGGCTATGCGGCTGGTGCCGCCCTGTTATGGGCCAATGGCCGCCAACGCCTGCTGGAATGGGCCGCGCCCGCAGGGCGGATGGCGCTGACCAACTATCTGATGCAGACCATCCTTCAGAGCCTGATATTCTACGGTTGGGGGCTGGCCCTGACCGGGAAGTTCGGCCTGGTCTTCATCTATCCGTTCGCGCTGGCGCTTTTTGCTTTTCAGGTGACCTACAGCCGCCGGTGGCTTGCACATTATCGCTTCGGCCCAGTCGAATGGGTCTGGCGCTCGCTCACCTACGGCAAGCGCCAGCCCATGATTCGCGAGCTGGTTTAG
- a CDS encoding SDR family oxidoreductase: MTAITLITGASAGLGVDFARQLSGRGERLVLAARRKDRLDSLAAELGNSRAVAIDLGEPGAAARLMADIAAHGEEVGCLINNAGFGLWGRFVDLDSAKQRQMIDLNCGTLAELCHAVVPAMIARGSGAILNLASTAAFQPGPGMATYFATKAFVLSFTEALHEEVAKSGVRVTALCPGPTATEFGDVAGFKGNGMFEKLSAKSSDVVAAGLKALDSNRAVVIPGLINKLGAQGHRLLPRTWLRKVTAAIKY; encoded by the coding sequence ATGACCGCCATTACCCTGATCACTGGCGCATCGGCGGGACTTGGCGTCGATTTCGCCCGCCAATTATCCGGGCGCGGGGAGCGGCTGGTGCTTGCCGCCCGGCGCAAGGACCGGCTTGATTCGCTCGCCGCCGAACTCGGCAATTCGCGAGCCGTGGCGATCGACCTTGGCGAGCCGGGCGCGGCGGCGCGGCTGATGGCCGACATCGCGGCGCATGGCGAAGAAGTCGGCTGCCTGATCAATAATGCCGGGTTCGGCCTGTGGGGCCGGTTCGTCGACCTCGACAGCGCCAAGCAACGGCAGATGATCGACCTCAATTGCGGGACTCTGGCGGAGCTTTGCCATGCCGTGGTCCCCGCAATGATCGCGCGCGGGAGCGGCGCGATCCTCAACCTCGCTTCGACCGCTGCCTTCCAGCCAGGGCCGGGGATGGCGACCTATTTCGCCACCAAGGCGTTCGTCCTGTCGTTTACCGAGGCGCTGCATGAGGAAGTGGCGAAGTCCGGCGTACGGGTGACGGCGCTTTGCCCGGGGCCGACGGCAACCGAATTCGGCGACGTCGCGGGCTTTAAGGGCAACGGCATGTTCGAGAAGTTGAGCGCCAAGTCTTCGGACGTTGTCGCGGCGGGATTGAAGGCGCTGGACTCGAACCGCGCCGTGGTCATTCCCGGCTTGATCAACAAGCTCGGCGCCCAGGGTCACCGGTTGCTTCCGCGCACTTGGCTGCGCAAGGTGACAGCGGCAATCAAATATTAG
- a CDS encoding tetratricopeptide repeat protein, which produces MERRLSAILAADVVGYSRLMGANEVGTLTALKAHRTEMIDPCIARNGGRIVKLTGDGMLIEFPSVVSAVECASHIQREMRGRNADVPDDRRIEFRIGVNLGDVIVEDGDIFGDGVNVAARLESVAKPGGVAVSSSVRENVGNKLDLIFEDMGDQDLKNIEFPVRAYNVVIGEGPAKSKGPVGGAELEEAEKPSIAVLPFTNMSGDPEQEFFSDGISEDIITDLSKVSGLFVVGRNTSFTYKGKAVQLQDVAAELGVKFILEGSVRKAGQRVRVTGQLIDGASGGHLWADRFDRDLTDIFAIQDEITQTIVEQLKIKLLPKEKKAIEKNPTVNVEAYSFFLKGRQLFHHSTKSFLILARQMFAKAVELDPHYARAYAGIANCDSRLSGWYNLPIASWEILAITEKALAIDPNLAEAHAASGVALANSGKRAEAAAAFERALVLDPNSFDANLSFARFCVTEGKLDRAIALFTRALEIQPDDSQPPLLMQTVLRSMGRLEEAERYARLGVKRAEETLRAYPESARPAQGAACALAALGEKEAAMAMMERALAIDPDDNNGRYNAACCYAQLGETDRAIDVLEIWSNGVGGEQKNWFMEDADLDPIRDHPRYPALLAKLDLVPAA; this is translated from the coding sequence GTGGAGCGTCGCCTCTCAGCGATACTAGCCGCCGATGTCGTCGGCTACAGCCGCCTGATGGGCGCAAACGAGGTCGGTACGCTGACCGCGCTCAAGGCGCATCGCACGGAGATGATCGACCCGTGCATCGCCCGAAACGGCGGGCGGATCGTCAAGCTGACCGGCGACGGCATGCTGATCGAATTCCCCAGCGTGGTGAGCGCCGTGGAATGTGCGTCGCACATCCAGCGCGAAATGCGCGGCCGCAATGCCGACGTCCCCGACGACCGGCGCATCGAATTTCGGATCGGGGTGAACCTCGGCGACGTGATCGTCGAGGATGGCGACATTTTCGGCGACGGGGTGAATGTCGCCGCGCGCCTCGAAAGCGTCGCCAAACCGGGCGGAGTCGCGGTGTCGAGCTCGGTCCGAGAGAATGTCGGCAACAAGCTCGACCTCATTTTCGAGGATATGGGCGACCAGGACTTGAAGAACATCGAATTCCCGGTTCGGGCCTACAACGTCGTGATCGGTGAAGGTCCGGCCAAGTCCAAGGGGCCGGTCGGCGGAGCAGAGTTAGAGGAGGCTGAGAAGCCCTCGATCGCCGTCCTGCCGTTCACCAACATGAGCGGCGACCCGGAGCAGGAGTTCTTTTCCGACGGGATCAGCGAGGACATCATCACCGATCTCAGCAAGGTATCGGGCCTGTTCGTGGTCGGCCGCAACACCAGCTTCACATACAAGGGCAAGGCGGTCCAGCTTCAGGACGTCGCGGCGGAACTCGGGGTCAAGTTCATCCTGGAAGGCAGCGTCCGCAAGGCGGGACAGCGCGTGCGTGTCACTGGCCAGCTGATCGACGGAGCAAGCGGTGGCCACCTGTGGGCGGATCGTTTCGATCGGGACCTGACCGACATCTTCGCCATTCAGGACGAGATTACGCAGACCATCGTCGAGCAGTTGAAGATCAAGCTGCTGCCCAAGGAAAAGAAGGCGATCGAGAAGAACCCGACCGTCAACGTCGAGGCCTATTCCTTCTTCCTCAAGGGCCGCCAGCTCTTCCATCACTCGACCAAGTCGTTCCTGATCCTCGCGCGGCAGATGTTCGCCAAGGCCGTCGAACTCGACCCGCATTACGCCCGTGCTTATGCAGGGATTGCGAACTGCGACTCTCGCTTGAGCGGCTGGTACAATCTGCCGATCGCATCCTGGGAGATTCTCGCCATTACCGAAAAGGCATTGGCGATCGATCCCAATCTCGCCGAAGCCCATGCGGCCAGCGGAGTGGCGCTTGCAAACAGCGGCAAGCGGGCGGAAGCCGCGGCCGCGTTCGAGCGCGCGCTCGTTCTCGATCCCAACAGCTTCGATGCGAACCTTTCGTTCGCCCGTTTCTGTGTGACCGAAGGCAAGCTCGATCGCGCCATCGCCTTGTTCACCCGCGCCCTAGAGATCCAGCCCGACGATTCGCAGCCGCCGTTGCTGATGCAGACCGTCCTGCGGTCGATGGGCAGGCTCGAAGAAGCCGAACGTTATGCCCGGCTAGGCGTCAAGCGCGCCGAGGAAACGCTTCGCGCCTATCCTGAATCGGCCCGGCCCGCGCAGGGCGCGGCGTGTGCGCTCGCCGCGCTGGGGGAAAAGGAAGCCGCGATGGCCATGATGGAGCGCGCCCTGGCAATCGATCCCGACGACAACAACGGCCGCTACAACGCCGCCTGCTGCTATGCTCAGCTGGGGGAAACCGACCGCGCGATCGACGTGCTTGAAATCTGGTCCAACGGGGTCGGCGGCGAACAGAAGAACTGGTTCATGGAAGATGCGGACCTGGATCCGATTCGCGATCACCCGCGTTACCCGGCGCTTCTCGCCAAGCTGGATCTGGTACCCGCAGCCTAA
- a CDS encoding adenylate/guanylate cyclase domain-containing protein, whose amino-acid sequence MERRLTAILSADVVGYSRLMGANEIATLEALKRLRSELLDPCIAEHHGRTFKLTGDGTLVEFPSVVSALECAIEIQRDMRKRNEVSSDDRKIEFRIGINLGDVIVDGDDLYGDGVNVASRIESVARPGGIAVSASVRDNVVTKTDVVFEDAGDQQLKNIEVPIRVYNVVIGSAKSRAEPAKDAVVEEQEVRPSIAVLPFNNMSGDPEQEYFSDGISEDIITDLSKVSGLFVIGRNTSFAYKGQSPDLTKVGSELGVRYILEGSVRKAGQRVRINAQLIDATTGGHVWADRYDRDLTDIFEIQDEITEAIVEQLRITLLPKEKQAITQAQTSNVEAYNYFLKGRHFFANHTKVLLRLARQMFVRATELDPGYARAYAAIAVCDARLAYSYRVDIKVDDILALAEKAIVLDPAVAEAYVARGVALAGTGKHAEAKASYERAILLDPASFDAHFAYGRYLIAVGKLEKAIPHLLRAAELDPDDWQSPLVLDSVFMKLGQKEEADRYSLLGVKRAEEAMRNHPENSRPAQLGAAALARLGETERAREWLDRALVLDPDDPIVSYNAACTFAQLGDVDRAIESLERWSASSAWETENWLQTDNDFDSIRSDPRFVALLEKVNQRGRVNA is encoded by the coding sequence ATGGAGCGTCGTCTTACGGCGATCTTGTCTGCGGACGTGGTCGGCTACAGCAGGTTAATGGGCGCGAACGAGATTGCGACGCTCGAAGCGCTCAAGCGCCTCCGCTCTGAGCTTCTCGACCCTTGCATTGCCGAGCATCACGGGCGCACGTTCAAGCTCACCGGGGATGGTACGCTGGTCGAATTCCCAAGCGTCGTCAGTGCCTTGGAATGTGCGATCGAAATTCAGCGCGACATGCGAAAGCGCAACGAAGTCTCGTCAGACGACCGCAAGATCGAGTTTCGCATCGGCATCAACCTTGGCGACGTCATCGTCGATGGCGATGACCTTTACGGCGACGGCGTCAACGTCGCCTCGCGCATCGAATCGGTGGCCCGTCCCGGCGGAATCGCGGTCTCCGCCTCAGTCCGCGACAATGTCGTCACAAAGACCGATGTCGTGTTCGAAGACGCCGGCGACCAGCAGCTCAAGAACATCGAAGTCCCGATCCGGGTCTACAATGTCGTCATTGGCTCGGCCAAATCCCGGGCCGAGCCCGCCAAGGATGCCGTGGTGGAAGAGCAGGAAGTCCGGCCGTCCATCGCGGTCCTGCCGTTCAACAACATGAGCGGCGATCCCGAGCAGGAGTACTTCAGTGACGGGATCAGCGAGGACATCATCACCGACCTGAGCAAGGTCAGCGGACTGTTCGTCATCGGCCGCAACACAAGCTTCGCCTACAAGGGCCAGTCGCCCGACCTTACCAAGGTCGGCTCGGAGCTCGGCGTCCGCTACATCCTCGAAGGAAGCGTTCGCAAAGCCGGCCAGCGGGTCCGGATCAATGCCCAGCTGATCGACGCGACGACGGGCGGCCATGTCTGGGCCGACCGCTACGACCGCGACCTTACCGATATCTTCGAGATCCAGGACGAGATTACCGAAGCCATCGTCGAGCAGCTTCGCATCACTCTGCTCCCCAAGGAAAAGCAGGCGATCACCCAGGCCCAGACCAGCAATGTCGAGGCCTATAACTATTTCCTCAAGGGGCGGCACTTCTTCGCCAATCATACCAAGGTGCTACTGCGCCTTGCGCGGCAGATGTTCGTCCGGGCGACGGAGCTCGATCCGGGCTACGCCAGGGCCTATGCCGCGATCGCTGTCTGCGACGCGCGGCTCGCTTATTCCTATCGGGTCGACATCAAGGTCGACGACATTCTGGCCCTTGCCGAAAAGGCGATCGTCCTCGATCCAGCTGTGGCGGAGGCTTATGTCGCACGGGGCGTCGCTCTTGCCGGCACCGGAAAGCATGCCGAAGCGAAGGCCTCGTACGAACGCGCAATCCTGCTCGATCCGGCCAGCTTCGATGCGCACTTCGCCTACGGGCGCTATCTCATTGCGGTCGGAAAGCTGGAGAAGGCTATTCCGCACCTGCTCCGCGCGGCGGAGCTCGATCCCGATGATTGGCAAAGCCCGCTGGTGCTCGATTCCGTTTTCATGAAGCTTGGCCAGAAGGAAGAGGCCGACCGCTATTCGCTGCTGGGTGTCAAGCGCGCCGAAGAGGCGATGCGCAACCATCCGGAAAACAGCCGGCCGGCGCAACTCGGAGCGGCCGCGCTAGCGCGATTGGGCGAGACCGAACGCGCCCGCGAGTGGCTCGACCGCGCTTTGGTGCTCGACCCGGATGATCCGATCGTCAGCTACAACGCCGCCTGCACGTTCGCGCAGCTCGGCGATGTTGATCGGGCGATCGAGTCCCTCGAACGCTGGAGCGCCTCGAGCGCATGGGAAACCGAGAACTGGCTTCAGACCGACAATGACTTCGACTCGATCCGGTCCGATCCGCGGTTCGTCGCGCTGCTCGAAAAGGTCAACCAGCGCGGCCGGGTCAACGCATGA
- a CDS encoding CDC48 family AAA ATPase: MADVETLTRLQVANLPPGDSGRGVARLPLGLMKGLGLNDGDVIAIVGKRSTAARAIRAYDDDEGLEIVRLDGLQRANAGVGSGDFVEVKKANSKPATRIVFAPAQDNIRLQGSSEALKRSFAARPLCEGDTVATAGHQRVNADMPEHIRQLLNAPAFSLQEVRMTVVSAAPKGIVHIGPDTVVELLPEFTAKVKGERRADVTYDDLGGMSDTIDALREMVELPLRHPELFQRLGVDPPKGVLLHGPPGTGKTRLARAVANESEAQFFHIAGPEVMGSAYGESEKRLREIFEEASKAAPSIIFIDEIDSIAPKRSQVSGEAEKRLVAQLLTLMDGLEPRQNLVVIAATNRPEALDEALRRPGRFDREIIVGVPDERGRREIIAIHTRGMPLAEDVNLDELARRTYGFVGADLAALVREAALEAVRRIMPKIDLSKEAIPTEVLDALSVEARDIDNALKRVQPSAMREVMVQVPQTTWDDVGGLDEARDKLREGVELPLKHPGAFRRLGIRPAKGFLLYGPPGTGKTLLAKATAKESEANFIATKSSDLLSKWYGESEQQIARLFARARQVAPTVIFIDELDSLVPARGGGMGEPQVTERVVNQILSEMDGLEELNNVVLIGATNRPNLIDPALLRPGRFDELVYVGPPDTAGRRRILAIHTKLMPLAKDVDLEDLARRTENFTGADLEDLVRRAGLTALRRDLEEGQVTKADFETALSETRASVTEEMLNDYAKIRDTLKSDAVKPVGGIGFVLPGMLRPKAGESGKA, encoded by the coding sequence ATGGCGGATGTCGAGACCTTGACCAGGCTCCAGGTGGCGAACCTCCCGCCGGGCGATAGCGGCCGCGGCGTGGCCCGCCTGCCACTCGGCCTGATGAAGGGGCTCGGACTCAACGACGGCGACGTCATTGCCATCGTCGGCAAGCGTTCGACCGCGGCCCGGGCGATCCGCGCCTACGACGATGACGAAGGGCTCGAGATTGTAAGGCTCGACGGCCTTCAGCGCGCCAACGCCGGCGTCGGATCGGGCGACTTCGTCGAGGTGAAGAAGGCGAACAGCAAGCCCGCGACGCGAATCGTCTTCGCTCCGGCGCAGGACAATATCCGGCTGCAAGGCTCGTCCGAGGCGCTGAAGCGGAGCTTCGCCGCCCGGCCTCTGTGCGAAGGCGATACGGTGGCAACCGCAGGGCACCAGCGGGTCAATGCCGACATGCCGGAGCACATCCGCCAGTTGCTGAACGCGCCTGCATTCTCCCTTCAGGAAGTGCGAATGACGGTAGTTTCGGCGGCTCCGAAAGGGATCGTCCATATCGGCCCGGACACCGTCGTCGAACTGCTCCCCGAATTTACCGCCAAGGTGAAAGGCGAGCGCCGAGCGGACGTCACTTACGACGATCTTGGCGGGATGAGTGACACAATCGACGCGCTCCGCGAAATGGTCGAGCTTCCGCTTCGCCACCCCGAATTGTTCCAGCGGCTGGGCGTCGACCCGCCGAAGGGCGTCCTGCTGCACGGCCCGCCGGGCACCGGCAAGACCCGACTGGCGCGCGCCGTGGCGAATGAAAGCGAGGCGCAATTCTTTCACATCGCCGGACCCGAGGTGATGGGCAGCGCCTATGGCGAGAGCGAAAAGCGGCTACGCGAGATTTTCGAAGAAGCGAGCAAGGCCGCCCCGTCGATCATCTTCATAGATGAAATCGATTCGATCGCGCCCAAGCGCAGCCAGGTGAGCGGCGAAGCGGAGAAAAGGCTGGTTGCCCAACTGCTGACCCTGATGGACGGGCTCGAGCCGCGCCAGAACCTGGTCGTGATTGCCGCGACCAACCGTCCGGAAGCGCTCGACGAGGCGCTTCGCCGGCCGGGACGATTCGACCGCGAGATCATCGTCGGTGTTCCCGACGAGCGCGGACGGCGCGAAATCATCGCAATCCACACTCGAGGGATGCCGCTTGCCGAGGACGTCAATCTGGATGAACTCGCGCGGCGCACCTACGGCTTCGTCGGCGCCGACCTTGCCGCGCTGGTTCGCGAGGCGGCGCTGGAGGCGGTCCGGCGAATCATGCCGAAGATCGACCTCAGCAAGGAGGCGATCCCGACAGAGGTGCTCGACGCCCTTTCCGTCGAAGCGCGCGACATCGACAATGCCCTTAAGCGTGTCCAGCCGAGCGCGATGCGCGAAGTCATGGTCCAGGTTCCGCAAACCACCTGGGATGACGTCGGCGGGCTTGACGAAGCCCGCGACAAGCTTCGCGAAGGCGTCGAGCTTCCGTTGAAGCACCCGGGCGCCTTTCGCCGCCTCGGCATACGTCCTGCAAAGGGTTTCCTGCTCTACGGCCCGCCGGGCACCGGCAAGACCTTGCTGGCCAAGGCCACGGCCAAGGAAAGCGAAGCCAATTTCATCGCCACCAAGTCGAGCGATCTCTTGAGCAAATGGTATGGCGAGAGCGAGCAGCAGATCGCGCGGCTGTTCGCACGCGCTCGCCAGGTCGCGCCGACGGTCATCTTCATCGACGAGCTCGACAGCCTGGTGCCGGCGCGTGGCGGCGGGATGGGCGAGCCGCAGGTAACGGAGCGGGTCGTCAACCAGATCCTGAGCGAAATGGACGGTCTGGAGGAGCTCAACAACGTCGTGCTGATCGGCGCGACCAACCGCCCGAACCTGATCGATCCGGCACTGCTTCGACCTGGCCGGTTCGACGAGCTGGTCTATGTCGGCCCGCCGGACACCGCCGGACGCCGCCGGATCCTGGCGATCCACACCAAGCTCATGCCGTTGGCCAAGGACGTCGACCTGGAGGATCTTGCGCGCCGGACGGAGAATTTCACAGGCGCCGACCTTGAAGACCTGGTTCGCCGCGCCGGCTTGACCGCACTTCGCCGCGACCTTGAGGAAGGCCAGGTCACCAAAGCCGACTTCGAGACGGCGTTGAGTGAAACCCGGGCGTCAGTGACCGAAGAGATGCTGAACGACTATGCCAAGATCCGCGATACGCTGAAGTCCGACGCGGTGAAGCCGGTCGGCGGAATTGGCTTCGTGCTTCCCGGGATGCTGCGCCCGAAGGCCGGAGAAAGCGGCAAGGCCTAG